A single window of Theropithecus gelada isolate Dixy chromosome 9, Tgel_1.0, whole genome shotgun sequence DNA harbors:
- the LOC112632157 gene encoding LOW QUALITY PROTEIN: calcium uptake protein 1, mitochondrial-like (The sequence of the model RefSeq protein was modified relative to this genomic sequence to represent the inferred CDS: inserted 1 base in 1 codon), whose amino-acid sequence MFRLNSLSALAELAVGSRWYHGGSQPIQIRRRLMMVAFLGASAVTASTGLLWNRAHAESPPCVDNLKSDIGDKGKTKDEGDVCNHXKKTADLAPHPEEKKKKRSGFRDRKVMEYENRIRAYSTPDKIFRYFATLKVISEPGEAEVFMTPEDFVRSITPNEKQPEHLGLDQYIIKRFDGNKISQEREKFADKGSIFYTLGECGLISFSDYIFLTTLLSTPQRNFEIAFKMFDLNGDGEVDMEEFEQVQSIIRSQTSMGMCHRVRPTTGNTLKSGLCSALTTYFFGADLKGKLTIKNFLEFQRKLQHDVLKLEFERHDPVDGRITEKQFGGMLLAYSGVQSKKLTAMQRQLKKHFKEGKSLTFQEVENFFTFLKNINDVDTAVSFYHMAGASLDKVTMQQVARTVAKVELSVGVCTLCDGNGELSNKEFVSIMKQRLMRGLEKPKDMGFTRLMQAMWKCAQETAWDFALPKQ is encoded by the exons ATGTTTCGTCTGAACTCACTTTCTGCTTTGGCAGAACTGGCTGTGGGTTCTCGATGGTACCATGGAGGATCACAGCCCATCCAGATCCGGCGAAGACTAATGATGGTGGCTTTCCTGGGAGCATCTGCAGTAACTGCAAGTACTGGTCTTTTGTGGAATAGGGCCCATGCAGAATCTCCACCATGTGTAGACAACCTAAAAAGTGACATTGGTGATAAAGGGAAGACTAAAGATGAAGGGGATGTTTGTAACC GAAAAAAGACTGCAGATCTTGCGCCTCatccagaagagaaaaagaagaaacgtTCTGGATTCAGAGACAGAAAAGTGATGGAATATGAGAATAGGATTCGAGCCTACTCCACACCAGACAAAATCTTCCGATATTTTGCCACCTTGAAAGTCATCAGTGAGCCTGGTGAAGCAGAAGTGTTTATGACGCCAGAAGATTTTGTGCGATCCATAACACCCAATGAAAAACAACCAGAACACTTGGGTCTGGATCAATATATAATAAAACGTTTTGATGGAAACAAAATTTCCCAGGAACGAGAAAAATTTGCTGATAAAGGAAGTATATTTTACACCCTTGGAGAATGTGGGCTCATATCCTTTTCAGACTACATTTTCCTTACAACTCTTCTTTCCACTCCTCAGAGAAATTTTGAAATTGCCTTCAAGATGTTTGATTTGAATGGAGATGGAGAAGTAGATATGGAGGAGTTTGAACAGGTTCAGAGCATCATTCGCTCCCAAACCAGTATGGGTATGTGCCACAGAGTTCGTCCGACTACTGGCAACACCCTCAAGTCTGGCTTGTGTTCAGCCCTCACAACCTACTTTTTTGGAGCTGATCTAAAGGGAAAGCTGACAATCAAAAACTTCCTCGAATTTCAGCGTAAACTTCAGCATGATGTTCTGAAGCTCGAGTTTGAACGCCATGACCCTGTGGATGGGAGAATTACTGAGAAGCAGTTTGGTGGCATGCTACTTGCCTACAGTGGGGTGCAGTCCAAGAAGCTGACCGCCATGCAGAGGCAGCTCAAGAAGCActtcaaagaaggaaagagtCTGACATTTCAGGAGGTGGAGAACTTCTTTACTTTCCTAAAGAACATTAATGATGTGGACACTGCAGTGAGTTTTTACCATATGGCTGGAGCATCTCTTGATAAAGTGACCATGCAGCAGGTGGCCAGGACAGTGGCTAAAGTGGAGCTCTCAGTGGGCGTTTGCACTCTTTGTGATGGCAATGGCGAGCTGAGCAATAAAGAATTTGTTTCCATCATGAAGCAACGGCTGATGAGAGGCCTGGAAAAGCCTAAAGACATGGGTTTCACTCGCCTCATGCAGGCCATGTGGAAATGTGCACAGGAAACTGCTTGGGACTTCGCTTTACCCAAACAGTAA